The following are encoded together in the Desulfococcus multivorans genome:
- the panP gene encoding pyridoxal-dependent aspartate 1-decarboxylase PanP translates to MVQKTTELVANWETLQRIFIRPEDEASRRALVKYMEQILFGLHEFLRKHVGITREASLEELSERFKESRISGHPQKKLADVIKGIIENIAPHAVNVASPYFIGHMTSAIPFFMVHLHTITAALNQNVVKIETSKVVSIIERQVLAKLHRLIYANSGAFYEAHIQSPESTFGGFLHDGTLANLTAMWVARNRCFKPKEGFRGIEAEGIAAAQKVYGVDRSVILVSGLAHYSLRKAGGVLGIGNENVIRVASGRRNRMDPESLETVIRNLKAENPRTQILAVVAIAGATETGTVDPLDAIADVCARETLHFHVDAAWGGPTLLSDKYRGLLKGIDRADSVTIDGHKQFYMPMGCGMVFFRDPGIMDLIAYHAAYINRPGSVDLGIRSLEGSRPAASLVLGSALEIMGTRGYALLIEHGIETARAFADEIDRRPLFELVTPPELNILTYRICPEAIRQRWADAGATERARLIRQVNDLNIAVQRIQRETGNSFVSRTTLNHLDEKVVVLRAVIMNPMTHMGILREILDEQEKIYRGLAVSDA, encoded by the coding sequence TTGGTTCAAAAAACGACGGAATTGGTGGCGAACTGGGAAACGCTGCAGCGGATTTTCATACGTCCGGAAGACGAAGCCTCCCGCAGGGCCTTGGTTAAATACATGGAGCAGATCCTTTTCGGTCTCCATGAATTTCTCAGGAAGCATGTCGGCATTACCCGGGAGGCGAGTCTGGAAGAACTTTCCGAAAGGTTCAAGGAAAGCCGGATCTCCGGCCATCCCCAGAAGAAGCTGGCCGACGTCATCAAAGGGATTATCGAGAATATCGCCCCCCATGCGGTCAATGTGGCCTCCCCCTATTTTATCGGTCACATGACATCAGCCATTCCGTTCTTCATGGTTCACCTTCATACCATTACGGCGGCGCTCAACCAGAATGTCGTCAAGATCGAGACATCCAAAGTCGTCTCCATCATCGAACGTCAGGTTCTGGCCAAGCTGCATCGGCTGATTTATGCCAACAGCGGGGCTTTCTATGAGGCCCATATTCAATCTCCCGAAAGCACCTTCGGCGGATTTCTCCACGATGGGACCCTGGCCAATCTGACCGCCATGTGGGTGGCGCGGAACCGTTGTTTTAAACCGAAAGAAGGGTTCAGGGGCATCGAAGCCGAGGGGATAGCCGCAGCCCAGAAGGTTTACGGCGTCGACCGAAGCGTGATTCTGGTCTCGGGGCTTGCCCACTATTCTCTTCGGAAAGCCGGCGGGGTTCTGGGTATCGGCAACGAGAACGTCATTCGCGTAGCGTCGGGAAGGCGCAACCGGATGGATCCCGAATCCCTGGAGACGGTGATCCGTAATCTGAAGGCCGAAAACCCCCGGACGCAGATTCTTGCCGTCGTGGCGATCGCCGGTGCTACCGAAACCGGAACGGTCGACCCTCTCGATGCCATTGCCGACGTCTGTGCCCGGGAGACGCTTCACTTTCATGTCGACGCAGCCTGGGGCGGTCCGACCCTCCTTTCCGACAAATACAGAGGACTGCTCAAAGGGATCGACCGTGCTGATTCCGTTACCATTGACGGCCATAAGCAGTTCTACATGCCCATGGGTTGCGGCATGGTTTTTTTCCGGGACCCGGGAATCATGGATTTGATCGCCTATCACGCCGCCTATATCAATCGACCCGGTTCGGTGGATTTGGGCATTCGATCCCTAGAAGGGAGTCGACCCGCCGCCTCGCTGGTTCTGGGAAGTGCTCTTGAAATCATGGGGACCCGCGGCTATGCCCTGCTCATCGAACACGGAATCGAGACCGCACGCGCCTTTGCCGATGAGATTGATCGACGCCCCCTCTTCGAGTTGGTCACCCCGCCCGAGCTCAATATCCTGACCTACCGGATCTGTCCCGAAGCAATTCGACAGCGATGGGCGGATGCCGGGGCGACGGAGCGAGCCCGATTGATCCGGCAGGTGAATGACCTCAACATTGCCGTTCAGCGCATCCAACGGGAAACGGGCAACAGCTTCGTCTCCCGGACAACCCTGAATCATCTGGATGAAAAAGTGGTGGTACTGAGGGCCGTTATCATGAATCCGATGACGCACATGGGCATCCTACGCGAGATTTTGGACGAGCAGGAGAAGATTTATCGTGGGCTGGCGGTGTCGGATGCTTGA
- a CDS encoding general secretion pathway protein GspB gives MSAILKALRKLERESLDARQQENPLQSLRGLVPRKMARRSRGLLIRNTVFGVFVAMFLGAVSWTLWRYPVLEIRSIPEKAAPAAEDSNASTAAPSSIDLSVSPPPPPAFNSPDNAAQNHKKNLKPPSMPSPSISPSTAKPPVSSQVKSLATPVSKPSKVPVASDRPVQSDAVSPMPPSKQIQETRSVPKARIDAPPVHADLPAKNRLPVTARSSAGSHEDIPLKSQDDAGLAIQALVWSTAPENRLVVVNGNILKEGGAIKGATISTIGEDYIVVTQNGEKWKLRFQLK, from the coding sequence TTGAGCGCCATACTGAAAGCGCTTCGGAAGCTCGAGCGGGAAAGCCTGGACGCCCGACAGCAAGAGAACCCTCTCCAGTCACTCCGCGGCCTCGTTCCTCGGAAAATGGCGAGGCGATCCCGCGGTTTGCTGATTCGAAATACCGTTTTCGGGGTTTTTGTCGCCATGTTTTTAGGGGCTGTTTCATGGACCCTCTGGCGTTATCCTGTCCTCGAAATCCGAAGCATTCCAGAAAAGGCAGCTCCTGCCGCAGAAGATTCGAATGCGTCAACCGCTGCACCCTCTTCCATCGACCTGTCGGTTTCTCCACCTCCCCCGCCGGCCTTCAACTCGCCTGATAACGCCGCTCAAAACCATAAGAAAAACCTTAAACCGCCCTCGATGCCGTCGCCTTCGATTTCTCCGTCGACCGCCAAGCCCCCCGTGAGTTCGCAGGTCAAATCGCTTGCTACGCCTGTCTCCAAGCCCTCAAAGGTCCCTGTTGCTTCAGATCGACCGGTTCAATCCGACGCCGTTTCTCCGATGCCGCCCTCGAAACAGATCCAGGAGACGCGCTCGGTCCCGAAAGCTCGAATCGACGCTCCGCCCGTCCATGCAGACCTGCCGGCAAAAAACCGTTTGCCCGTCACGGCGCGCTCCTCCGCCGGAAGCCATGAAGATATCCCCTTGAAATCACAGGATGACGCCGGGCTCGCCATTCAGGCACTCGTCTGGTCGACCGCGCCCGAAAATCGATTGGTGGTCGTCAACGGCAATATTCTGAAGGAAGGCGGTGCCATCAAAGGCGCGACGATCAGCACCATTGGAGAGGACTATATCGTTGTGACGCAAAACGGGGAGAAATGGAAGCTGAGGTTTCAGCTGAAGTAG
- the htpG gene encoding molecular chaperone HtpG — protein MMQAGKETHQFKTEVQQLLNLIINSLYSNKDIFLRELISNASDAVDKLRFRSQTDPEILGDDTEFKIRIAVDPEARTLTVSDNGIGMTREEVMDNIGTIAKSGTAAFLEALDKVREQNALAPELIGQFGVGFYSAFIVAEQVTLITRAAGSDTAVRWTSRGDGAFTVEAAEKPERGTDVILKLKPKEESDNDYTEEWVVRDIVRKHSDFVAYLITMMVERDEPIPEQEQIKDKDGKPIGGTTRKVRVEETLNSMKAIWAKNKNDVSTEEYNEFYKHLSHDWNDPLAHLHVKLEGVTEYSALLYVPAKAPFDLFFPERKHGIQLYCKRVFIMDDCRELVPEYLRFIKGVVDAPDLNLNVSREILQQDRLVRNIRKNLVKKVLDLLKGLDDTRYDTFYQEFGPVLKEGLHSDWENKDRLAELIQFKTTRSQDKFVRLKDYVANMKPDQEEIYYITGENLTMLMNSPHLEALKAKEFEVLLMTDPVDEWVVQSLTEYDGKKLKSAEKGDLKLGEGDDEKTDVFNALFGRIKSHLASHVKDVRASSHLKASVACLSGDAQDMSAYMEKLLKASGGHVPDTKRILELNTAHPVIEKINTVFEKDPNDPILADYGRLLLDMAIISEGGKIDDPSRFNQMVGNLMNEALGK, from the coding sequence ATGATGCAAGCCGGCAAGGAAACACATCAGTTCAAGACAGAGGTCCAGCAGCTATTAAATCTGATCATCAACTCGCTCTATTCCAACAAGGATATCTTTCTTCGCGAGCTCATCTCCAATGCATCGGATGCCGTCGATAAATTGCGGTTCAGGTCACAGACCGATCCCGAGATTCTTGGCGACGATACGGAGTTCAAGATCAGGATCGCCGTTGACCCGGAAGCACGAACGCTTACCGTGTCCGACAACGGCATCGGCATGACGCGCGAAGAGGTTATGGACAACATCGGCACCATCGCCAAAAGCGGCACTGCAGCCTTTCTGGAGGCGCTTGATAAGGTCAGGGAACAGAATGCGCTGGCGCCCGAACTCATCGGTCAGTTTGGGGTGGGATTTTATAGTGCGTTCATAGTGGCCGAGCAGGTAACCTTGATCACCCGGGCTGCGGGATCGGATACGGCGGTCAGATGGACGTCCCGCGGGGACGGGGCTTTCACGGTCGAAGCGGCGGAGAAGCCCGAAAGAGGAACCGACGTCATTCTGAAACTGAAGCCAAAAGAGGAGAGCGACAACGACTACACGGAGGAATGGGTGGTTCGGGACATTGTGAGAAAACACTCCGATTTCGTAGCCTACCTCATTACGATGATGGTGGAGCGGGATGAGCCGATCCCGGAACAGGAACAGATCAAGGACAAGGACGGCAAGCCCATCGGCGGGACCACCCGAAAGGTTCGGGTCGAGGAGACCCTCAACTCGATGAAAGCTATCTGGGCCAAAAACAAGAACGACGTCTCGACGGAAGAGTACAATGAGTTTTACAAGCATCTGAGTCATGACTGGAACGATCCGCTGGCGCATCTCCACGTCAAGCTGGAGGGCGTGACCGAGTACAGTGCCTTGCTTTATGTTCCCGCCAAGGCACCGTTTGATTTGTTTTTCCCGGAGCGAAAGCACGGTATACAGCTCTACTGCAAGAGGGTGTTCATCATGGACGACTGCAGAGAACTGGTGCCGGAGTATTTGCGGTTCATCAAGGGCGTGGTTGACGCACCGGACCTGAACCTCAACGTGAGTCGCGAGATCCTTCAACAGGATCGGTTGGTTCGCAATATCCGTAAAAACCTCGTCAAAAAGGTGCTGGACCTCCTCAAGGGGCTCGACGACACCCGGTATGACACTTTTTACCAGGAGTTCGGTCCCGTACTGAAGGAGGGCCTCCATTCCGACTGGGAGAACAAGGATCGGCTTGCCGAGCTTATTCAATTCAAGACGACCCGTTCCCAGGATAAATTCGTCCGTCTAAAAGATTATGTGGCTAACATGAAGCCGGATCAGGAGGAGATTTATTACATTACCGGCGAAAACCTCACCATGCTGATGAACAGTCCTCACCTGGAGGCACTGAAGGCGAAGGAGTTCGAGGTCCTCCTCATGACCGACCCTGTGGACGAATGGGTGGTTCAATCCCTTACGGAGTATGACGGCAAGAAGCTCAAGAGCGCGGAAAAGGGTGATCTGAAGCTGGGCGAGGGGGATGACGAGAAGACGGATGTCTTCAATGCCCTTTTCGGGCGAATCAAATCCCATCTCGCGTCTCATGTCAAGGATGTCAGGGCGTCATCTCACCTCAAGGCGTCGGTGGCTTGCCTTTCGGGGGATGCTCAAGACATGAGTGCTTACATGGAAAAACTGCTCAAAGCCTCGGGAGGGCATGTCCCGGACACCAAGCGGATTCTCGAACTCAATACAGCCCATCCGGTTATCGAAAAAATCAACACCGTGTTTGAAAAGGATCCGAACGATCCGATCCTCGCGGATTACGGCAGGCTGCTCCTTGACATGGCGATTATCAGCGAGGGAGGAAAAATCGATGATCCGTCCCGGTTCAACCAGATGGTCGGCAACCTCATGAATGAGGCACTCGGCAAATAA
- a CDS encoding ExeA family protein, with product MYEKFFGFKERPFQLVPNPAYLFLSQSHEDVLAHLTYAVSQGDGFVEITGEVGTGKTTLCRAFLGSLEEGAEVAYIFNPMLNAVQLLKTINEEFGIDSAADSAKDLIDGLNRFLIEKKRQAKPVLLLIDEAQNLNTGVLEQLRLLSNLETDTSKLLQIILVGQPELRDVLDSYELRQLRQRITLSCHLKPLTLKETGDYVRHRVQIAAQKPGVKFSRNALKAIYRYSRGIPRLVNIVADRALLTAYGLGRRNITGRITAAAIQEISSRGGHETRWGWKRWTWVSAVLVCVALSAVAFHLNKPFDMPIERRLFTLEDVGEKAGANPATAVTATQRDTDAAPRGKSAGETFGPARLPAALRAMPSSAGPNLTIPETKRRKTLDADPTVRPDAPTPLPTGAESTTASESAVVETEPFQKTPAQDIAGILAATDRTTSRQQALEAVLTQWEADTDLHPALEEIDDAELFFRLAAAEKGLSLHTLDPNLNVGLIRRLNLPVIFECRSPAAKEAVFLSLIRIAGDDTMEFTNGAHTASGRWDQLRIYWTRTAYIPWKNLKGLTGVIPFDAPEASVTALKMILRDIGYKDILITPAFDEATETAVREFQARHGLPVDGIVGPLTLIALYNETGAAGIPRLDTVHGISGKEAIH from the coding sequence ATGTACGAAAAATTTTTCGGGTTCAAGGAGAGGCCCTTTCAACTCGTCCCCAATCCCGCCTATCTCTTTCTGAGCCAAAGCCATGAGGATGTTCTGGCTCATCTGACCTACGCGGTCTCCCAGGGTGACGGTTTTGTTGAGATTACCGGCGAAGTGGGGACGGGTAAAACAACCCTCTGCCGCGCTTTTCTGGGGAGTCTGGAAGAGGGCGCTGAAGTCGCTTATATCTTCAATCCCATGCTTAACGCCGTGCAACTGTTGAAAACGATCAACGAAGAGTTCGGCATCGATTCGGCAGCGGACAGCGCCAAAGATCTGATTGACGGGCTGAACCGTTTCCTCATCGAAAAAAAGCGACAGGCTAAGCCCGTGCTCCTGTTGATTGACGAAGCCCAGAACCTCAACACGGGCGTCCTGGAGCAGCTTCGGCTCCTGTCCAATCTCGAAACCGATACCAGCAAGCTTCTCCAGATCATTCTGGTCGGACAGCCGGAACTCAGAGACGTTCTGGACTCATACGAACTGCGCCAACTGAGACAACGGATTACCCTGAGCTGCCACCTCAAGCCCCTCACCCTGAAGGAGACGGGTGACTATGTCAGGCACCGCGTCCAGATCGCCGCTCAAAAGCCCGGGGTAAAATTCTCCCGGAACGCCCTGAAGGCCATATACCGCTATTCAAGAGGGATACCGCGGCTTGTCAACATTGTCGCCGATCGGGCGCTGCTCACGGCTTACGGTCTCGGCCGACGGAACATCACAGGCCGGATCACCGCGGCCGCCATTCAGGAAATCTCTTCACGCGGCGGTCATGAAACCCGATGGGGATGGAAACGATGGACATGGGTATCGGCCGTTCTCGTCTGTGTCGCTCTTTCGGCGGTAGCCTTTCATCTGAACAAACCTTTCGACATGCCCATCGAACGCCGCCTGTTCACTCTCGAAGACGTCGGAGAAAAAGCGGGGGCGAACCCCGCGACCGCGGTTACAGCGACCCAAAGAGATACCGACGCCGCGCCCAGGGGAAAATCGGCCGGGGAAACCTTCGGGCCGGCCCGGTTGCCGGCGGCGCTGAGGGCAATGCCGTCGTCGGCAGGACCGAATCTTACAATTCCGGAAACGAAGCGCCGCAAGACGCTGGATGCGGATCCCACTGTCAGGCCTGATGCGCCCACGCCGCTCCCGACAGGAGCAGAATCGACGACAGCCTCCGAATCGGCTGTCGTCGAAACGGAACCCTTTCAAAAAACGCCTGCTCAGGACATCGCGGGAATCCTGGCCGCCACGGATCGGACAACCTCCCGTCAGCAGGCGCTCGAGGCTGTTCTGACCCAGTGGGAAGCCGACACCGATCTCCATCCCGCTCTGGAAGAAATCGATGACGCAGAGCTCTTTTTCCGGTTGGCTGCGGCGGAAAAAGGGCTTTCTCTTCACACCCTCGATCCAAACCTCAATGTTGGCCTCATCCGTCGCCTGAATTTACCGGTGATTTTTGAATGTCGTTCTCCTGCCGCGAAAGAAGCGGTATTCCTTTCACTGATTCGGATTGCGGGCGACGACACCATGGAATTTACAAACGGGGCCCACACGGCAAGCGGAAGATGGGATCAACTGAGGATTTACTGGACGAGAACTGCCTATATTCCCTGGAAAAATCTTAAGGGGCTGACCGGGGTCATTCCCTTCGATGCACCGGAGGCGTCGGTAACGGCGCTGAAAATGATTCTCAGGGACATCGGATATAAAGATATACTGATCACGCCGGCCTTCGACGAAGCGACCGAAACCGCAGTCAGGGAATTTCAAGCCCGGCATGGCCTGCCCGTTGACGGTATCGTGGGCCCCCTTACGTTGATCGCGCTTTACAACGAAACAGGGGCGGCCGGGATACCTCGCCTCGACACCGTCCATGGTATCAGTGGTAAGGAGGCGATCCATTGA
- the mfd gene encoding transcription-repair coupling factor, with amino-acid sequence MLMKQNQEKISIDTIISRIGKNTAAECAGLPAPCKAYLIGRIFREKPVPITVVLPSARDAERFIEDFSFFFGDTDQNLLYFAPYNLSPFKFVAYHNSTTAERLRTLYRQTVDRLPHIMVTTIDALQRRLIPKSALTDFAELIMVGEELDRDQLTAKLIAGGYTQTAVVEEPGDFCVRGGIIDIFSPTYPEPVRIEMFGDLVESLRFFSSTNQRTRHAVEEVVILPAKEAILKPDKINDIIAGIRKQANRLNIPAGRTRELIDNIKTKGHFPGIEGLLPLVYPRLDTLFEYIPPDTLFVLAEPAELRTAAEEALTQAAESFAAANADNRICVAPRELYLEWADIRERLAGRRRLDLRLLPLTASSGSDMAARYHFSISDTTFFREKLVRTRESEQPFSPLPDWIGEQRKNDLTTVFVCDNKARASRLTALLAPYGIAPTSLEAFPETRKVKGGVYLLKGRLSSGFTWPSEAFSVVAEKDIFGPSAPRRKTPPRKVRTELLSLEELKTGDLVVHSEHGIGRYQGLKKLTLNRMANDFLEILYKDDDKLYLPVDRMNAIQKYMGIDGIEPILDKMGGNSWNAVKSNVKKSVEKIAGDLLNIYAERSVNKGFAFNLATVDLAEFEAGFPFDETPDQTRAIEDVLDDMRRETAMDRLICGDVGYGKTEVALRAAYVAVFNQKQVAILVPTTVLAEQHFETFSQRFQNYPINIACLSRFRSMKEQRTIVEGVAAGSVDIVIGTHRLLQKDIAFRDLGLIILDEEQRFGVKHKERLKSFRSTVDVLALTATPIPRTLHMSLTGIRDISVISTPPEQRRPIITYISELEDSIIRDAVRKELKRKGQIFFVHNNIQTIDRMADRLRKIVPEARLDIAHGRMGEDLLEKVMLRFLYQEIDMLICTTIIESGLDVPAANTILVNHADRLGLAQIYQLRGRVGRGEEQAFAYLFIPEESSLSKDAQKRLKVLMEHSDLGSGFQIAMSDLKIRGGGTILGASQSGHIAAVGYDMFLKLMEDAVAELKGEPISTPLEPEINIPMSFFISEGYIPDIDQRLNTYRRLSKMSTLKEISDFRTELIDRFGSMPDETGNLLLKMMLKILATKAGVKRLDFLENALSIHFSEAHQKNPFGIVDLITERSDRFTFTPDQILKVKLSGHSIGSRLTQTKNILKEITRRVNG; translated from the coding sequence ATGCTTATGAAACAAAATCAAGAAAAAATTTCCATCGATACCATCATCTCACGCATCGGCAAAAACACCGCCGCCGAATGCGCCGGACTTCCCGCCCCCTGCAAGGCCTATCTGATCGGCCGCATCTTCCGGGAAAAACCGGTCCCCATCACGGTCGTTCTGCCTTCGGCCAGGGATGCGGAGCGGTTCATCGAGGATTTTTCGTTTTTCTTCGGAGACACCGACCAGAATCTGCTCTATTTCGCACCCTACAACCTGTCGCCCTTCAAATTTGTTGCTTACCACAACAGCACCACGGCGGAACGCCTTCGAACCCTTTATCGACAGACCGTCGATCGGCTCCCCCACATCATGGTAACGACCATCGACGCCTTGCAACGAAGGCTGATCCCAAAATCTGCACTCACCGATTTCGCCGAGCTGATCATGGTTGGGGAGGAATTGGATCGGGATCAGCTAACGGCCAAATTGATCGCCGGGGGATACACGCAAACAGCAGTAGTGGAGGAACCGGGAGATTTTTGTGTGAGAGGCGGCATCATCGACATCTTTTCGCCGACATATCCAGAGCCGGTCCGCATCGAAATGTTCGGCGACCTCGTTGAATCTCTCCGTTTTTTCTCATCCACAAACCAACGCACACGCCATGCGGTCGAGGAGGTCGTCATCCTTCCGGCAAAGGAAGCCATCCTGAAACCGGATAAAATCAACGATATCATCGCCGGAATCCGGAAGCAGGCAAACCGGCTGAACATCCCTGCCGGTCGCACCCGGGAGCTTATCGACAACATCAAAACGAAGGGGCATTTCCCGGGAATCGAAGGACTTTTGCCCCTCGTCTACCCCCGGCTGGACACCCTTTTCGAATACATCCCCCCCGACACGCTCTTTGTCCTGGCCGAGCCCGCGGAGCTCAGAACCGCGGCAGAGGAGGCTCTTACCCAGGCCGCGGAAAGCTTCGCCGCGGCGAATGCCGACAACAGGATATGCGTGGCGCCCCGGGAACTCTATCTCGAATGGGCGGACATCCGGGAGCGTCTCGCCGGCAGGCGTCGTCTGGATTTGAGACTTCTGCCGCTCACCGCCTCTTCCGGTTCCGACATGGCGGCTCGATACCATTTTTCCATATCGGACACGACGTTCTTCAGGGAAAAGCTCGTTCGCACCAGGGAAAGCGAACAGCCCTTTTCTCCCTTGCCGGACTGGATCGGTGAACAGCGGAAAAATGATCTGACAACGGTTTTCGTCTGCGACAACAAAGCCCGCGCCTCACGGCTGACCGCCCTTCTCGCCCCTTACGGCATCGCGCCCACCTCGCTGGAGGCGTTCCCGGAAACACGAAAAGTCAAGGGCGGGGTCTACCTTCTCAAGGGCCGGCTTTCGTCCGGATTCACATGGCCTTCGGAGGCTTTTTCGGTCGTTGCGGAAAAGGATATTTTCGGCCCCTCCGCCCCCAGGAGAAAGACGCCTCCCCGAAAGGTCCGGACAGAGCTGCTCTCCCTGGAGGAACTGAAAACCGGTGATCTCGTCGTCCATTCGGAGCACGGCATCGGCCGATATCAAGGGCTTAAAAAGCTGACCCTCAACCGGATGGCCAACGATTTTCTCGAGATCCTCTACAAGGATGACGACAAGCTTTATCTGCCGGTGGACCGCATGAACGCGATCCAGAAATATATGGGCATCGACGGTATCGAACCCATTCTGGACAAAATGGGTGGAAACTCATGGAACGCGGTCAAAAGCAACGTCAAGAAATCGGTCGAGAAGATCGCGGGAGATCTGCTGAACATCTATGCGGAACGTTCAGTAAACAAAGGATTCGCGTTCAACCTGGCCACCGTTGATCTCGCGGAATTTGAAGCCGGATTTCCTTTTGACGAAACCCCTGACCAGACCAGAGCCATTGAGGATGTGCTCGATGATATGCGGAGAGAAACCGCCATGGACCGCCTCATCTGCGGGGATGTGGGATACGGCAAGACCGAGGTCGCTCTTCGGGCCGCTTACGTGGCCGTTTTCAACCAGAAACAGGTGGCGATACTGGTGCCCACAACAGTGTTGGCGGAACAGCATTTCGAAACCTTTTCCCAACGGTTTCAGAACTACCCCATCAACATCGCATGCCTGAGCCGGTTTCGCTCGATGAAGGAACAGCGAACGATCGTCGAAGGCGTTGCCGCCGGCAGCGTGGATATCGTGATCGGAACCCATCGACTGCTTCAGAAAGACATTGCCTTCAGAGACCTGGGGTTGATCATTCTCGATGAGGAACAGCGTTTCGGGGTCAAGCACAAGGAACGGCTGAAATCCTTTCGAAGCACCGTGGACGTGCTGGCATTGACCGCCACCCCTATTCCGAGAACACTGCACATGTCATTGACGGGAATCCGCGACATCTCCGTCATCTCGACCCCACCGGAGCAGCGCCGGCCCATCATCACCTACATCTCGGAACTCGAAGACAGCATTATCCGGGACGCCGTCCGGAAGGAACTGAAGCGGAAGGGACAAATCTTCTTTGTTCACAACAACATCCAAACCATTGACCGGATGGCGGATCGGCTCAGAAAAATCGTTCCCGAAGCCCGCCTGGACATCGCCCACGGCAGAATGGGTGAAGATCTTCTCGAAAAAGTCATGCTGCGCTTTCTCTACCAGGAAATCGATATGCTGATCTGCACGACCATCATTGAATCCGGTCTCGACGTCCCGGCGGCCAACACCATCCTGGTCAACCACGCCGATCGTTTGGGCCTTGCCCAGATTTATCAGCTCAGAGGACGTGTCGGACGGGGCGAGGAGCAGGCCTTCGCGTATCTCTTCATTCCGGAAGAGAGCAGCCTCAGCAAAGACGCACAGAAGCGCCTGAAGGTATTGATGGAGCACAGTGATCTGGGATCGGGGTTCCAGATCGCCATGAGCGATTTGAAAATCCGAGGCGGCGGCACCATTTTAGGCGCCTCCCAGTCGGGTCATATCGCCGCCGTCGGGTACGACATGTTTCTGAAGCTGATGGAGGATGCCGTCGCCGAGTTGAAAGGAGAGCCGATATCGACGCCCCTGGAGCCGGAAATCAACATTCCCATGTCCTTTTTCATTTCCGAGGGTTATATCCCGGATATTGATCAGCGCTTGAACACCTATCGGCGCCTGTCAAAGATGAGCACCCTGAAGGAGATCTCCGATTTTCGGACGGAATTGATCGATCGTTTCGGCTCCATGCCCGATGAAACCGGAAACCTTCTTCTCAAGATGATGCTGAAAATCCTTGCGACAAAAGCCGGCGTCAAGCGCCTCGATTTTCTGGAAAACGCGCTGTCAATCCACTTTTCCGAAGCGCACCAGAAAAATCCCTTCGGTATAGTAGACCTGATCACCGAACGGTCCGACCGATTCACCTTTACGCCTGACCAGATCCTGAAAGTGAAGCTTTCCGGCCATTCCATCGGCAGCCGGCTGACCCAAACAAAAAATATCTTGAAAGAAATTACCCGGCGTGTTAACGGCTGA
- a CDS encoding SurA N-terminal domain-containing protein, producing MAPKSRLKANPLLFLIFIIALECSCVGCSPENPTETSAYLIRIGGTVLTEADFDQSFDFQKIAYGDAIADPVLWKQVRQDIFKELMIRAVMLERARETGIRISPQETEAAVQAIQQAYPPGEFEKTLLESAVSFRSWRNELKTRLLIDKLLQKDIAIPEIVAPGVADVDRKTEERLQRDGVEAAYPSWIRKLRRKYPVDVNDAAVHHILNRQPTISSK from the coding sequence ATGGCTCCGAAATCCCGCCTAAAAGCGAATCCCCTTCTTTTTCTCATATTCATCATCGCTCTTGAATGTTCGTGCGTTGGATGCTCCCCGGAAAATCCAACCGAAACGTCGGCGTATCTCATTCGAATCGGCGGGACCGTCCTGACCGAAGCAGATTTCGATCAGTCCTTCGATTTTCAGAAAATCGCCTACGGCGATGCTATCGCAGATCCCGTGTTGTGGAAGCAGGTCAGACAGGATATTTTCAAGGAACTCATGATTCGGGCCGTCATGCTGGAGAGAGCGCGGGAGACGGGAATCCGTATATCGCCCCAGGAGACGGAGGCCGCCGTTCAGGCTATTCAACAAGCCTATCCGCCGGGGGAATTCGAAAAGACCCTTCTGGAATCCGCCGTTTCCTTCCGGAGTTGGCGTAACGAGCTGAAAACACGGCTGCTCATCGACAAACTGCTCCAAAAGGATATCGCTATCCCGGAAATCGTTGCTCCCGGAGTCGCCGATGTTGACAGAAAGACGGAAGAACGATTACAAAGAGACGGTGTGGAAGCCGCCTATCCTTCCTGGATCAGGAAGCTTCGGCGGAAATATCCTGTCGACGTCAATGACGCGGCAGTGCACCATATCCTTAACCGGCAACCGACAATTTCATCCAAGTGA